One window from the genome of Bubalus kerabau isolate K-KA32 ecotype Philippines breed swamp buffalo chromosome 17, PCC_UOA_SB_1v2, whole genome shotgun sequence encodes:
- the LOC129630797 gene encoding vomeronasal type-1 receptor 4-like → MLASDAILEFFFISQICIGLMGNSVLFKLKMCTFITRSHLKKPIDVIFIHLTLVNVLTIMFKLIPDVMSSFGVRHFLDDVGCKATLFTHRVTRGLSICTTALLSAYQAITISPVHSKWAWLKLKLSTCIYPSFLSFWVINMLIYIHIIKTVVANLNFTIVGSGYSTLYCQTNQLEHHYYSMAFLSVILIRDLLFVSLMAWSSLYMVTLLYKHRRRAPHIHSPTLSPRPSPEIQATHIILLLVSCFVFFYFSDSFITLYLFYRHEKNWRLKRMNGIISSCYPMICPFVLMKNDKIVSKCISSISKMRMTLSRRTVKR, encoded by the coding sequence ATGCTTGCCAGTGATGCAATTTTGGAATTTTTCTTCATATCTCAGATCTGTATTGGGCTCATGGGGAACTCGGTCCTCTTCAAGTTAAAAATGTGCACTTTCATAACTCGGTCTCACCTGAAAAAGCCCATTGATGTCATATTCATACACCTGACTTTGGTCAATGTCTTGACCATCATGTTCAAGTTGATACCAGATGTCATGTCATCCTTTGGAGTACGACATTTTCTAGACGACGTTGGTTGTAAAGCAACTTTGTTCACACACAGAGTTACCCGGGGTCTTTCCATCTGTACCACCGCTCTCCTGAGTGCCTACCAAGCCATCACCATCAGTCCTGTTCATTCTAAGTGGGCGTGGCTTAAATTGAAACTCTCTACGTGTATTTacccctctttcctttccttctgggtCATCAACATGCTCATCTATATCCACATCATCAAAACAGTAGTAGCCAATCTCAACTTCACAATTGTTGGTTCTGGGTATTCCACACTATATTGCCAAACTAACCAGTTGGaacaccactactattcaatggCATTTTTGAGTGTCATCTTGATTCGAGATCTCCTCTTTGTGAGCCTCATGGCGTGGTCCAGTCTCTACATGGTGACCCTTCTCTATAAACACCGCCGGAGAGCCCCGCATATTCACAGCCCCACCCTCTCTCCCCGGCCCTCTCCTGAAATCCAAGCCACCCACATTATTCTTCTCCTAGTCAGCTGctttgtcttcttttatttctcagaCAGCTTTATTACCCTTTATCTGTTTTATAGACATGAGAAAAATTGGAGACTGAAGAGAATGAATGGAATAATTTCTTCCTGCTATCCAATGATCTGCCCTTTTGTGCTgatgaaaaatgataaaattgttTCCAAATGTATTTCTTCCATTTCAAAGATGAGAATGACCTTGTCTCGAAGAACAGTGAAGAGATGA